A part of Rhinatrema bivittatum chromosome 16, aRhiBiv1.1, whole genome shotgun sequence genomic DNA contains:
- the PABPN1 gene encoding polyadenylate-binding protein 2 isoform X1 produces MAASAVKYENGVCAAAEDGTAAALLQQRRREEEDEEEEEEGSGDGSGRGVGGSGIGGGHRGPRARRAGGVRGAGGGRGGAAALEELEDEDIEEEEPGELGDPAIEDPELEAIKARVREMEEEAEKLKELQNEVEKQMNMSPPPGNAGPVIMSIEEKMEADARSIYVGNVDYGATAEELEAHFHGCGSVNRVTILCDKFSGHPKGFAYIEFSDKESVRTSMALDDSLFRGRQIKVVPKRTNRPGISSTDRGFPRARYRARSSSYSSRSRFYSGFSARPRGRIYRGRARTTSWYSPY; encoded by the exons GTGTGCGCGGCGGCCGAGGACGGGACGGCGGCGGCCCTGCTGCAGCAGCGGAGGCGCGAGGAAGAAgacgaggaagaggaggaggaaggcagcGGTGACGGCAGCGGCCGAGGGGTGGGTGGAAGCGGAATAGGCGGCGGTCACAGGGGACCGCGGGCTCGCAGGGCGGGAGGCGTCCGCGGAGccggaggagggagaggaggcgcGGCGGCTCTGGAGGAGCTGGAGGACGAGGACATCGAAGAGGAGGAGCCCGGGGAACTCGGGGACCCCGCCATCGAGGACCCG GAGCTGGAAGCTATCAAGGCCCGGGTGCGGGagatggaagaggaggcagagaagctGAAAGAGTTGCAGAATGAGGTGGAGAAACAGATGAACATGAGCCCACCTCCAGGAAATG CTGGCCCTGTCATCATGTCTATTGAGGAGAAGATGGAGGCTGATGCCAGGTCCATATATGTTGGGAAT GTAGACTATGGTGCGACAGCAGAAGAGCTGGAGGCACATTTCCATGGCTGTGGCTCAGTGAACAGAGTGACTATCTTATGTGATAAGTTCAGTGGACATCCCAAGGG GTTTGCCTACATCGAGTTCTCAGATAAGGAGTCAGTGAGGACCTCCATGGCGCTGGACGATTCTCTCTTCAGAGGTCGACAAATCAAG GTGGTCCCGAAACGCACCAACAGACCAGGGATCAGCAGTACAGACCGGGGCTTCCCTCGAGCCCGGTACagggcacggagcagcagttacagttCGCGGTCTCGCTTCTACAGTGGCTTTTCTGCAAGGCCCCGGGGACGAATCTACAG GGGCCGGGCTAGAACGACATCATGGTATTCCCCTTACTAA
- the PABPN1 gene encoding polyadenylate-binding protein 2 isoform X2, whose amino-acid sequence MELEAIKARVREMEEEAEKLKELQNEVEKQMNMSPPPGNAGPVIMSIEEKMEADARSIYVGNVDYGATAEELEAHFHGCGSVNRVTILCDKFSGHPKGFAYIEFSDKESVRTSMALDDSLFRGRQIKVVPKRTNRPGISSTDRGFPRARYRARSSSYSSRSRFYSGFSARPRGRIYRGRARTTSWYSPY is encoded by the exons ATG GAGCTGGAAGCTATCAAGGCCCGGGTGCGGGagatggaagaggaggcagagaagctGAAAGAGTTGCAGAATGAGGTGGAGAAACAGATGAACATGAGCCCACCTCCAGGAAATG CTGGCCCTGTCATCATGTCTATTGAGGAGAAGATGGAGGCTGATGCCAGGTCCATATATGTTGGGAAT GTAGACTATGGTGCGACAGCAGAAGAGCTGGAGGCACATTTCCATGGCTGTGGCTCAGTGAACAGAGTGACTATCTTATGTGATAAGTTCAGTGGACATCCCAAGGG GTTTGCCTACATCGAGTTCTCAGATAAGGAGTCAGTGAGGACCTCCATGGCGCTGGACGATTCTCTCTTCAGAGGTCGACAAATCAAG GTGGTCCCGAAACGCACCAACAGACCAGGGATCAGCAGTACAGACCGGGGCTTCCCTCGAGCCCGGTACagggcacggagcagcagttacagttCGCGGTCTCGCTTCTACAGTGGCTTTTCTGCAAGGCCCCGGGGACGAATCTACAG GGGCCGGGCTAGAACGACATCATGGTATTCCCCTTACTAA